Proteins from a single region of Abyssalbus ytuae:
- a CDS encoding LUD domain-containing protein — MSLFKKLFGSKKSDVPNKNIEQRGKFMPEIKLPTDEKFTINFKKNGGKFLYCESFNEIFECFNSILDENQWYKKNVFCIDEKLEQKFNDFDINFSKSPANSLFFLTTCENLVADNGAILISSNQIKEEKLQTLPDNFIVFATTSQLVNSIGEGLRGIKNKNKNKIPTNITTIKHFNVKEEEKDFLSYGTSAKNLYLLLLEDL, encoded by the coding sequence ATGAGTTTATTTAAAAAACTTTTTGGTTCAAAAAAAAGCGATGTTCCTAATAAAAATATAGAACAACGTGGTAAATTCATGCCTGAAATTAAACTTCCCACCGATGAAAAATTCACCATAAACTTTAAAAAAAACGGAGGTAAATTTTTATACTGTGAATCTTTTAATGAAATATTCGAATGCTTTAACAGTATTTTGGATGAGAATCAATGGTATAAAAAAAATGTGTTTTGTATAGATGAAAAGCTGGAACAAAAATTTAATGACTTTGATATAAATTTTTCCAAAAGTCCGGCTAATTCCCTGTTTTTTTTAACTACCTGTGAAAATTTGGTTGCCGATAATGGGGCAATACTTATAAGCTCAAATCAGATAAAAGAGGAAAAACTTCAAACCCTGCCAGACAATTTTATAGTTTTTGCTACGACCAGTCAACTGGTAAATTCTATTGGAGAAGGGTTAAGAGGAATAAAAAATAAAAATAAAAACAAAATTCCCACCAATATTACTACCATAAAACATTTTAATGTAAAAGAGGAAGAAAAAGATTTTCTCTCATACGGAACTAGTGCAAAAAACTTATATTTGCTCCTCTTGGAAGATTTATAG
- the ftsH gene encoding ATP-dependent zinc metalloprotease FtsH: protein MNKDNNPNTKKPKFSSYWIYAIILLFIVGIQLFSGENSWQSLPSITPAKLQTFLKDGDVNKILIITNTRQAKVYLTDEAKDKDIHKKVINKSFLPTTTAVPQYKLKYGDLQNFENEIDKTIKENTLDPNIVEFEQESNFLGDIIITLLPFILIIAIWIFLMRRMSAGGGAGGGGQIFNIGKSKARLFDEKTDTKVTFKDVAGLEGAKEEVQEIVDFLKNPDKYTSLGGKIPKGALLVGPPGTGKTLLAKAVAGEAKVPFFSLSGSDFVEMFVGVGASRVRDLFKQAKDKSPSIIFIDEIDAIGRARGKNNFTGSNDERENTLNQLLTEMDGFGTNTNVIVLAATNRADILDKALMRAGRFDRQIYVDLPDVRERKEIFEVHLRPIKTSEALDLDFLAKQTPGFSGADIANVCNEAALIAARNGKKAVDKQDFLDAVDRIVGGLEKKNKIITPEEKKTIAYHEAGHATVSWMLEHAAPLVKVTIVPRGQSLGAAWYLPEERLIVRPEQMADEMCATLGGRAAEYVIFNKISTGALSDLEKITKQARAMVTIYGLNEKIGNLTYYDSSGQTDYNFSKPYSEETAQIIDKEISLIIEKQYARAIEILKQNKDKLTELAEYLLEKEVIFKDDLERIFGKRPFENKEELQPN from the coding sequence ATGAACAAGGATAATAACCCAAATACAAAAAAGCCAAAATTTAGTTCCTACTGGATTTATGCAATTATTTTACTTTTTATAGTAGGTATACAACTTTTTTCGGGCGAAAACAGTTGGCAAAGCCTGCCGAGTATTACACCGGCCAAACTTCAAACTTTTTTAAAAGACGGTGATGTAAATAAAATTTTGATTATTACCAATACACGTCAGGCCAAAGTATATTTAACCGATGAGGCCAAAGACAAAGACATTCACAAGAAAGTCATAAATAAGTCTTTTTTACCTACCACTACTGCCGTACCCCAGTATAAATTAAAGTATGGAGACCTCCAGAATTTTGAAAATGAAATAGATAAAACTATTAAAGAAAATACTCTGGACCCTAATATAGTAGAGTTCGAACAGGAATCAAATTTCCTGGGCGACATTATAATTACCCTCCTGCCATTTATACTGATCATTGCCATCTGGATATTCCTCATGAGAAGAATGTCAGCCGGAGGTGGTGCCGGAGGTGGCGGTCAAATTTTCAACATAGGAAAATCCAAAGCACGCCTTTTTGATGAAAAAACAGACACTAAAGTAACTTTCAAGGACGTAGCCGGACTGGAAGGTGCAAAAGAAGAAGTGCAGGAAATCGTAGATTTTCTCAAAAATCCCGATAAATATACATCGTTAGGTGGAAAAATACCAAAAGGTGCGCTCTTAGTAGGCCCTCCGGGAACAGGTAAAACATTACTTGCCAAAGCAGTAGCCGGTGAAGCAAAAGTTCCTTTCTTTTCTTTATCAGGTTCAGACTTTGTTGAAATGTTTGTGGGGGTAGGAGCTTCAAGGGTTCGGGACCTCTTTAAACAAGCTAAAGATAAATCACCATCTATCATTTTTATTGACGAAATAGATGCCATTGGGCGGGCCAGGGGCAAAAATAATTTTACCGGAAGTAACGATGAACGTGAAAACACACTCAATCAATTACTTACTGAAATGGATGGATTTGGTACCAACACCAACGTCATAGTCCTTGCCGCTACCAACCGTGCTGATATTTTGGATAAAGCCCTTATGCGGGCTGGCCGCTTTGACAGACAAATTTATGTTGACTTACCCGATGTGAGAGAACGTAAAGAAATTTTTGAAGTTCATTTAAGGCCTATTAAAACTTCCGAAGCATTAGACTTAGATTTCCTGGCAAAACAAACTCCTGGGTTTTCAGGTGCCGATATTGCCAATGTTTGTAACGAGGCTGCCCTGATTGCTGCAAGAAATGGGAAAAAGGCAGTAGATAAACAAGACTTCCTTGATGCAGTAGACAGAATTGTAGGGGGACTGGAGAAGAAAAACAAAATAATTACTCCTGAAGAGAAAAAAACTATAGCATATCATGAAGCCGGTCATGCTACTGTAAGCTGGATGCTGGAACATGCAGCACCACTTGTTAAGGTAACAATTGTTCCCCGTGGTCAAAGTCTTGGAGCCGCATGGTATTTACCTGAAGAAAGACTCATTGTAAGACCGGAGCAAATGGCTGATGAAATGTGTGCTACACTGGGAGGAAGAGCAGCTGAATATGTGATTTTTAATAAAATATCTACCGGAGCTTTGAGCGATCTCGAAAAGATAACAAAGCAAGCCCGGGCAATGGTTACCATATACGGACTCAACGAAAAAATTGGTAATTTGACTTACTATGATTCATCAGGCCAAACTGATTATAACTTCTCCAAGCCTTATAGTGAAGAAACCGCCCAGATAATAGATAAAGAAATTTCACTCATAATCGAGAAGCAATATGCACGTGCTATTGAAATTTTAAAACAAAATAAAGATAAACTTACCGAGCTGGCAGAATATCTTTTGGAAAAAGAAGTTATATTTAAAGACGACCTTGAAAGAATATTTGGTAAAAGGCCTTTTGAAAATAAGGAAGAATTACAACCAAACTAA
- the rsfS gene encoding ribosome silencing factor, producing the protein MAKTKGSTDQLITYILKGIEEVKGKDISILDLRDIENTVCEYFIICNGTSNTQVNAIVNSIQKIVSRETKDKPWHVEGTENAEWVLMDYVNVVVHVFQKHIREYYDIEGLWGDAKMTTIATN; encoded by the coding sequence ATGGCAAAAACGAAAGGTAGCACTGATCAATTAATAACATACATCTTAAAAGGGATTGAGGAAGTTAAGGGAAAAGACATAAGCATTTTAGATTTAAGAGATATTGAAAATACGGTCTGTGAATACTTTATAATCTGTAACGGTACCTCCAATACACAGGTAAATGCCATTGTAAATTCAATCCAAAAAATAGTTAGCAGGGAAACAAAAGACAAACCATGGCATGTTGAAGGAACAGAAAATGCTGAATGGGTGCTGATGGATTACGTAAATGTAGTGGTTCATGTTTTCCAGAAACATATCAGGGAATATTATGATATCGAAGGATTGTGGGGGGATGCCAAAATGACAACAATAGCAACAAATTAA
- a CDS encoding biotin--[acetyl-CoA-carboxylase] ligase, whose translation MNLIKLDAIDSTNRYLKELSSEKDMEDYTIVVADFQTDGRGQMGANWVSESGKNLMFSLFKQIGFLNNEENFYVSIIASLAVFKALQQMNIPDLKIKWPNDILSGNCKICGILVETIIKKNKIKAVIIGIGLNVSQTDFENVPNASSLLNITGTVYDKEEILFKISEYFRSYESMLLNKKFNRLKEEYEQHLFRKDKPSTFKDKSEGLFMGFIKGISGQGLLQVLLEDNILQEFDLKEIKLLY comes from the coding sequence ATGAATTTAATCAAACTTGATGCCATTGATTCAACAAACCGCTATCTTAAAGAACTGAGTTCAGAAAAAGATATGGAAGATTATACGATAGTAGTTGCTGATTTTCAAACGGATGGAAGAGGACAGATGGGAGCAAACTGGGTTTCTGAAAGCGGGAAAAACCTTATGTTCAGCCTGTTTAAACAAATAGGATTTTTGAATAATGAAGAAAACTTTTATGTGAGTATTATAGCTTCCCTGGCCGTTTTTAAAGCGTTGCAACAAATGAATATACCTGATTTAAAAATTAAATGGCCTAACGACATTTTGTCAGGAAATTGTAAAATATGTGGAATCCTGGTTGAAACTATCATTAAAAAAAATAAAATAAAGGCGGTTATAATAGGGATTGGCTTAAATGTAAGCCAAACAGATTTTGAAAATGTTCCGAATGCTTCCTCATTGTTAAATATAACCGGAACAGTATATGATAAAGAAGAAATTTTATTTAAAATATCAGAATATTTCAGGAGTTATGAAAGTATGCTGCTTAACAAGAAGTTTAACCGCTTAAAGGAGGAATACGAGCAACATTTGTTCAGAAAAGATAAGCCCTCAACTTTTAAGGATAAAAGTGAGGGGCTGTTTATGGGTTTTATAAAAGGTATTTCCGGCCAGGGTTTATTACAGGTTCTTCTTGAAGATAATATTTTACAGGAATTTGACCTTAAAGAAATAAAACTTTTATATTGA
- a CDS encoding SRPBCC family protein has protein sequence MNIESKKTILNKPAKEVFDFLIDVKNFEKLMPENTSKFEILDSDRFVFALKGMPEIVLKLKEQYPHNKVVLGAASDKLPFTLTAHINEIEDNKCETNLVFEGDFNPMMGMMIKGPITNFIGTLTDNMSKI, from the coding sequence ATGAACATAGAAAGTAAAAAAACAATCTTAAATAAACCTGCCAAAGAAGTTTTTGATTTTTTAATTGACGTAAAAAACTTTGAAAAATTAATGCCGGAAAACACCAGTAAATTTGAAATTCTTGATAGCGACAGATTTGTGTTTGCTTTAAAAGGAATGCCGGAAATTGTTTTAAAACTTAAAGAACAATATCCTCACAATAAAGTAGTACTTGGAGCTGCCAGCGACAAGCTTCCTTTTACTCTTACAGCTCATATAAACGAAATTGAGGATAATAAATGTGAAACTAATTTGGTTTTTGAAGGAGATTTTAACCCTATGATGGGCATGATGATAAAAGGTCCCATTACAAACTTTATCGGTACATTAACTGATAATATGTCTAAAATTTAA
- the pyrE gene encoding orotate phosphoribosyltransferase: MILNKDVAKKTAELLLQINAIKLNSKNPFTWASGWKSPIYCDNRITLSFPDVRNFIKQHISKQIETLYGKPDVIAGVATGAIGIGMLVADEMGLPFIYVRPEPKKHGRGNQIEGLLEKGQSVVVVEDLISTGKSSLNAVDALISEGADVKGMLAIFSYGFDISTQNFKDKNVKLHTLSDYSYLLEQAVDTNYIDKEEVNTLKNWRKDPENWMQ, translated from the coding sequence ATGATATTAAATAAAGATGTAGCCAAAAAAACGGCAGAACTTTTATTGCAAATTAATGCAATAAAGTTGAATTCAAAAAATCCTTTTACATGGGCCTCCGGTTGGAAATCTCCAATTTACTGTGATAACAGAATTACCCTCTCGTTTCCAGACGTAAGAAACTTTATCAAACAACACATATCTAAGCAAATAGAAACTTTATACGGAAAACCCGATGTTATTGCCGGTGTGGCCACAGGCGCCATTGGTATTGGCATGCTGGTTGCCGATGAAATGGGGCTGCCTTTTATTTATGTAAGACCCGAGCCAAAAAAACATGGAAGGGGAAATCAAATTGAAGGTTTACTGGAAAAAGGACAATCGGTAGTTGTGGTAGAAGATTTAATAAGCACGGGAAAAAGTAGTCTTAATGCAGTAGATGCCTTAATAAGCGAAGGAGCTGATGTAAAAGGGATGCTAGCCATTTTTTCGTACGGATTTGATATTTCTACCCAAAATTTTAAAGATAAAAATGTAAAACTGCACACTTTAAGTGATTACAGCTATTTACTGGAACAAGCTGTAGATACTAATTATATTGACAAAGAAGAAGTTAATACTCTAAAAAACTGGAGGAAAGATCCTGAAAACTGGATGCAATAA
- a CDS encoding NUDIX hydrolase, producing the protein MYKVFVNKHSLFLSKKPKKNGKILSFPLRTVKLTRVLDEMYEGNLKSVCLFHPEKESILKLFSKKVPLVIAGGGVVKNSNEEILFIFRNGKWDLPKGKLDKGETIEEAAIREVEEETGVKDLKITRFLDKTYHIFKRNGKYKLKETYWYEMKTKYEGELFPQCEEGIEKVAWKKDEKIDKALKNSYNNIKSLLEDYDGLE; encoded by the coding sequence ATGTATAAAGTTTTTGTAAACAAACATTCTTTATTCTTATCCAAAAAACCAAAAAAGAATGGCAAGATATTGTCATTTCCTTTAAGAACCGTTAAGCTTACCAGGGTTCTGGACGAAATGTATGAAGGTAATCTTAAAAGTGTATGTTTATTTCATCCGGAAAAAGAATCTATTCTGAAGCTTTTTTCTAAAAAAGTTCCTCTTGTTATTGCCGGTGGCGGAGTAGTGAAAAACAGCAATGAAGAGATTTTATTTATTTTCAGAAATGGTAAATGGGATTTACCTAAAGGAAAACTGGATAAAGGGGAAACTATTGAAGAAGCTGCCATTAGGGAGGTAGAAGAAGAAACTGGTGTAAAAGACCTGAAGATTACCCGTTTTTTAGATAAAACCTACCACATTTTTAAAAGAAACGGTAAGTATAAACTTAAAGAAACTTACTGGTATGAAATGAAAACCAAATATGAAGGAGAACTTTTTCCTCAATGTGAAGAAGGTATTGAAAAGGTAGCCTGGAAAAAAGATGAGAAAATTGATAAAGCTTTAAAAAATTCTTATAATAATATAAAATCATTGTTGGAGGATTATGATGGTTTAGAGTGA
- a CDS encoding SulP family inorganic anion transporter, which produces MEKFIRERAKNAKNDILSGLTVALALVPEAVAFAFVAGVDPLVGLYAAFMIGLITSVFGGRPGMISGATGALAVVMVHLVASGNDMGAEGENLGLYYLFATVILMGIIQMLAGVFKLGKFVRLIPHPVMMGFVNGLAIVIFRSQLDMFKENINGEKIWIQGTDLWLMIGLVALTMGIMWGLPKLYKKLPEALIAILVVSAIVIIGNLEVATVGSFIRSGGGEGLKGGLPQFQTEIFSKVPLNLETLKFIGPYALILAAIGLIESLMTLNLVDELTETRGHSNRECMAQGGANIITGLFGGMGGCAMIGQSIINIKSGGRTRLSGIIAAVTLLMFILFASNLIEKVPIAALVGVMFMVVIGTFAWSSFRILNKIPLSDAFVLFTVSALTVIFDLAIAVFAGVIISALVFSWENAKKIRARKRMREDGTKVYEIWGPLFFGSISAFNEKFDVNSDPQNVEIDFVESRISDHSALEAVFNLVNKYEAAGKTIKLKHLSKDCKEMLYKASPKFHEVIVEDVDDPRYYLAANPEKFTKSIHEYEVLK; this is translated from the coding sequence ATGGAAAAATTTATAAGAGAACGGGCCAAAAATGCCAAAAATGATATTTTAAGCGGGTTAACAGTAGCGCTGGCATTGGTGCCGGAGGCTGTTGCTTTTGCATTTGTAGCAGGAGTAGACCCTTTAGTAGGTTTGTATGCTGCTTTTATGATTGGCCTGATAACTTCTGTTTTTGGAGGCAGGCCGGGAATGATAAGTGGTGCAACAGGCGCACTGGCGGTAGTGATGGTCCATTTGGTAGCCAGCGGGAATGATATGGGAGCTGAAGGTGAAAACTTAGGATTATACTATTTATTTGCTACTGTTATTTTGATGGGGATTATACAAATGCTGGCAGGTGTTTTTAAGTTAGGAAAATTTGTAAGGCTTATACCTCATCCTGTAATGATGGGTTTTGTAAACGGGCTTGCTATTGTAATATTTCGTTCTCAACTGGATATGTTTAAGGAAAATATAAATGGTGAGAAAATCTGGATACAGGGCACCGACTTATGGCTCATGATTGGCCTGGTGGCCTTAACCATGGGAATTATGTGGGGCTTGCCTAAACTTTATAAAAAATTACCTGAGGCTTTAATTGCTATTTTGGTGGTTTCGGCTATTGTAATAATAGGAAATCTTGAAGTTGCCACGGTAGGTTCTTTCATAAGGAGCGGAGGTGGAGAAGGTTTAAAAGGCGGCCTTCCCCAATTTCAAACGGAGATATTCTCAAAAGTTCCTTTAAACCTGGAAACTTTAAAATTTATAGGCCCTTATGCCCTTATATTGGCTGCCATAGGATTAATAGAGTCTTTAATGACGTTAAATTTAGTGGATGAATTAACGGAAACAAGAGGGCATTCCAATCGGGAGTGTATGGCACAGGGAGGTGCCAACATTATAACCGGTTTGTTTGGTGGTATGGGTGGTTGTGCCATGATTGGCCAATCTATTATCAATATAAAATCGGGAGGAAGGACAAGGCTGTCGGGTATTATTGCAGCCGTTACCCTTTTAATGTTCATTCTTTTTGCGAGTAACCTTATAGAAAAGGTTCCTATAGCTGCTTTGGTAGGAGTTATGTTTATGGTGGTTATAGGCACTTTTGCATGGAGCAGTTTCAGGATTTTAAATAAAATACCATTAAGTGATGCATTTGTTTTATTCACAGTATCGGCATTAACGGTAATTTTTGATCTGGCCATTGCTGTATTTGCAGGAGTAATTATTTCGGCATTGGTATTTTCGTGGGAAAATGCTAAAAAAATCAGGGCACGTAAGCGTATGAGAGAAGACGGTACCAAGGTTTATGAAATATGGGGTCCTTTGTTTTTCGGATCCATATCTGCCTTTAATGAGAAGTTTGATGTTAATAGCGACCCGCAAAATGTGGAAATTGATTTTGTTGAGTCAAGAATCAGTGATCATTCTGCACTGGAAGCGGTTTTTAATCTGGTAAATAAATATGAAGCAGCGGGAAAAACCATCAAACTCAAGCATTTGAGTAAGGATTGTAAGGAGATGCTTTATAAGGCCAGCCCGAAATTTCATGAGGTAATTGTTGAAGATGTTGATGATCCGAGGTATTACCTGGCTGCCAATCCTGAGAAATTTACAAAATCCATACATGAGTATGAGGTTTTAAAATAA
- a CDS encoding GNAT family N-acetyltransferase, with protein MEILFTDITPTPNVFFNILPPDWQHSIVSFWKEYAPSSKIYTLKRGNEILGGGIVFSQPTPDVAHYKKEAHDLFEKGYLYIAFLWMAPSQRDKGLGSLWMKELFKKHPLQKFWLSIEDYSLSAFYKKNNFTLYKEITTNPAPEWIMLHEV; from the coding sequence ATGGAAATCCTGTTTACAGATATTACCCCTACCCCTAATGTTTTTTTTAATATTCTGCCCCCCGACTGGCAACACAGCATTGTTTCTTTTTGGAAAGAATATGCACCCTCATCAAAAATCTACACTCTTAAAAGAGGAAATGAAATTTTAGGAGGGGGAATTGTATTTTCCCAACCTACCCCCGACGTAGCCCACTACAAAAAAGAAGCTCACGATTTATTTGAGAAGGGATACCTGTACATTGCCTTTTTATGGATGGCACCTTCCCAACGGGACAAAGGCCTGGGATCGTTATGGATGAAAGAACTATTCAAAAAGCATCCTCTCCAGAAATTCTGGCTCTCCATAGAAGACTATTCCCTTTCAGCCTTTTATAAAAAAAATAATTTTACTCTCTATAAAGAAATCACAACAAATCCCGCTCCGGAATGGATTATGCTTCACGAAGTATAA
- a CDS encoding phosphoribosylamine--glycine ligase, with product MKTKKEKKPRFLFVSKWGESLDVAHATLKEGNDVKMYIETKSCREIGDGFVPKTRKWEKFVDWADIIVFDYTGYGKVASDLKASGKLVFGGTPYTDHLELDRNFGQNELKKHKIKILNYQEFTSFQDAITYVENHPNSYVIKPCGEIQDYKQLLFVGKEEDGSDIIRVLKAYEKSWGNEMGVFQLQRKVNGVEVSVSAFFNGKEFLKPYNITFEHKKLFPKELGVSTGEMGTSMFWTNDSPLFNATLKKFEATLAKDNFTGHIDINCIVNGNGIYPLEFTSRFGYPQIYIQRAGINEPIGKMLYKIANGETFKINTKKGFQVGAYIVVPPFPYEDPKTFNLFSKDAVVVIKKPMKEGLHPMHLKQVNGEWLITGDSGVAMLVAGTGTTMKEAQKLLYNRISNVLINNSYYRTDIGDRWTEDSDKLWAWGLL from the coding sequence ATGAAAACAAAAAAAGAAAAGAAACCCAGGTTTCTTTTTGTATCTAAATGGGGAGAATCCCTTGATGTTGCCCATGCTACACTAAAAGAAGGCAACGATGTAAAAATGTATATAGAAACAAAATCATGCCGCGAAATAGGAGATGGTTTTGTACCCAAAACCAGGAAATGGGAAAAATTTGTTGACTGGGCCGATATTATAGTATTTGATTATACCGGATACGGAAAAGTTGCTTCAGATCTGAAGGCTTCGGGAAAACTTGTTTTTGGAGGAACCCCTTATACAGACCATCTTGAACTGGACCGCAACTTTGGCCAGAATGAGTTGAAAAAACATAAAATTAAAATTCTTAATTACCAGGAATTTACTTCCTTTCAGGATGCCATCACCTACGTAGAAAACCACCCCAACTCGTATGTTATAAAACCCTGTGGCGAAATACAGGATTACAAACAACTGCTGTTTGTGGGCAAGGAAGAAGACGGAAGTGATATAATAAGAGTGCTTAAAGCCTATGAAAAATCATGGGGCAACGAAATGGGAGTTTTCCAGCTACAACGAAAAGTAAATGGGGTGGAAGTATCGGTTTCGGCATTTTTTAACGGAAAAGAGTTTCTCAAACCCTACAACATTACTTTTGAACATAAAAAGTTATTTCCTAAAGAATTAGGTGTTTCTACCGGAGAAATGGGCACAAGTATGTTCTGGACCAATGACAGCCCTTTATTTAATGCCACCCTCAAAAAATTTGAAGCTACTTTAGCAAAAGATAATTTTACAGGTCATATAGACATTAATTGTATTGTAAACGGCAACGGTATTTACCCACTGGAGTTCACTTCACGCTTCGGCTATCCACAAATATACATACAACGGGCAGGAATTAATGAGCCCATAGGTAAGATGCTTTATAAAATAGCCAATGGCGAAACTTTTAAAATAAATACCAAAAAAGGCTTCCAGGTAGGTGCTTATATAGTAGTTCCTCCTTTTCCATATGAAGACCCTAAAACATTTAACCTCTTTTCAAAAGATGCGGTGGTGGTAATAAAAAAACCTATGAAAGAAGGGCTACACCCCATGCACCTTAAACAAGTAAACGGCGAATGGCTTATTACCGGCGATTCGGGAGTAGCAATGCTCGTAGCAGGAACAGGAACGACCATGAAAGAAGCTCAGAAACTTTTATATAACCGTATTTCGAATGTCCTTATAAACAATTCATACTACCGTACTGATATTGGAGACAGGTGGACGGAAGACTCTGACAAACTCTGGGCCTGGGGGCTCTTATAA
- a CDS encoding DUF2911 domain-containing protein, protein MKKLIFLFSCMLFSVALTAQLQTPAPSPFAKLEQKVGLTDVTLEYSRPSMKGRVIFGNLVPYGKLWRTGANARTKITFSDDVKVSGKELKAGTYAILTIPEADKWEVIFYTDSNGGGAPAELDKSKVAASVTAEVMPIPFDIQTFGMDINSITNNSANLEFFWEKTYVAVPFEVPTEQKTMASIDRVMAGPSANEYFQAALYYLQEGKDLNKAKEWIDKAVASNPDAFWMARQQSLIYAKLGDKKGAIRAAKASLAGAEKAGNGDYIKMNKESLEEWGAK, encoded by the coding sequence ATGAAAAAATTAATCTTTTTATTCAGCTGTATGCTCTTTTCTGTAGCGTTAACAGCACAGTTACAAACCCCTGCACCAAGCCCGTTTGCCAAACTCGAACAAAAAGTAGGATTAACAGATGTTACTTTAGAATATTCCCGCCCCTCTATGAAAGGGAGGGTTATTTTTGGCAATTTGGTTCCTTATGGAAAATTGTGGCGGACAGGTGCCAATGCACGGACAAAAATTACGTTTAGCGACGATGTGAAAGTATCAGGCAAAGAATTAAAAGCCGGTACCTATGCTATTTTAACCATTCCGGAGGCTGATAAGTGGGAAGTTATTTTTTATACAGACTCAAATGGTGGCGGTGCTCCTGCCGAACTGGACAAAAGTAAGGTGGCCGCTTCGGTAACCGCTGAAGTAATGCCCATACCTTTTGATATACAAACTTTTGGTATGGATATAAACAGCATTACTAATAACAGTGCTAATCTTGAGTTTTTTTGGGAGAAAACATATGTGGCAGTGCCTTTTGAAGTGCCAACCGAGCAAAAAACCATGGCGAGTATAGATAGAGTAATGGCAGGGCCTTCTGCCAACGAATATTTTCAGGCGGCTCTTTATTATTTACAGGAAGGGAAAGACCTGAATAAAGCAAAAGAGTGGATAGATAAAGCGGTGGCCTCTAATCCGGATGCTTTTTGGATGGCACGTCAGCAATCACTAATATATGCAAAGTTAGGAGATAAAAAAGGTGCTATAAGAGCTGCCAAAGCTTCCCTGGCCGGTGCAGAAAAAGCAGGAAATGGCGATTATATTAAAATGAATAAGGAATCTTTGGAAGAATGGGGAGCAAAATAA
- the gcvT gene encoding glycine cleavage system aminomethyltransferase GcvT yields the protein MKNIPLNDTHIQSGAKMVSFAGYNMPVQYEGVNIEHETVRKGVGVFDVSHMGEFLIEGENALELIQRVTSNDASKLTIGRAQYSCLPNEEGGIVDDLIVYRIKENTYLLVVNASNIEKDWEWISKYNQGIGAQMRNLSDDYALLAIQGPKAVEAMQQLTSVDLSAIKYYHFEVADFAGIPHVIISATGYTGSGGFEIYCKNSEVKQIWDKVFEAGQPYGIKPIGLAARDTLRLEMGYCLYGNDIDDTTSPIEAGLGWITKFTKDFVNAETLKKEKEQGPERKLVGFELLERGIPRQGYDIVDNNGKKIGNVTSGTMSPSLNKGIGLGYVPPVFAEEGSIVNIQIRKNAVQAKVVKLPFYKKEND from the coding sequence ATGAAAAACATTCCACTAAACGATACACACATACAGTCAGGAGCCAAAATGGTTTCTTTTGCCGGATATAATATGCCGGTACAATATGAAGGTGTAAATATAGAACATGAAACCGTTAGAAAAGGGGTAGGCGTGTTTGATGTAAGCCATATGGGCGAATTTCTTATAGAAGGAGAAAATGCTTTGGAGCTTATACAAAGAGTCACCAGTAATGATGCTTCAAAATTAACTATAGGAAGAGCACAGTATTCTTGCCTTCCTAATGAAGAAGGAGGGATTGTTGATGATTTAATAGTTTACAGGATAAAAGAGAACACCTACCTGTTGGTGGTAAATGCTTCCAATATTGAGAAAGATTGGGAGTGGATTTCAAAATATAATCAGGGAATTGGTGCTCAAATGAGAAATCTTTCGGATGATTATGCATTACTGGCCATTCAGGGTCCTAAAGCTGTAGAAGCAATGCAACAGCTAACCTCGGTGGATCTTTCCGCAATAAAATATTATCATTTTGAAGTGGCCGACTTTGCAGGGATTCCTCACGTAATTATTTCAGCAACGGGTTATACGGGAAGCGGTGGATTTGAAATTTACTGTAAAAATTCCGAGGTAAAACAGATATGGGATAAAGTATTTGAAGCCGGACAACCTTACGGAATTAAACCCATAGGGTTGGCTGCAAGGGATACTTTAAGGCTGGAAATGGGATATTGCCTGTATGGAAATGATATAGATGATACTACCTCACCCATTGAAGCAGGATTAGGGTGGATAACAAAGTTTACCAAAGATTTTGTAAACGCTGAAACACTGAAAAAAGAAAAAGAACAGGGACCTGAACGTAAACTTGTGGGCTTTGAACTTTTAGAAAGAGGCATTCCCAGGCAAGGTTATGATATTGTAGATAATAATGGAAAAAAAATAGGAAATGTTACCAGCGGAACCATGTCACCTTCATTAAACAAGGGGATAGGTTTAGGATATGTACCTCCGGTTTTTGCCGAAGAAGGTAGTATTGTGAATATACAGATAAGAAAAAATGCCGTGCAGGCAAAGGTGGTAAAGCTTCCGTTTTATAAGAAAGAGAATGATTGA